The Bactrocera dorsalis isolate Fly_Bdor chromosome 2, ASM2337382v1, whole genome shotgun sequence region GTCGAAATTTCTAACTTCTTATATGCGTttgttgcatatatttttttgtaaagatatatttatatgtttttcaaatttttttattgtgggTTTACTCatactatacataaataataagcaTCTGCTCTTTCAGCTCTTCTATGCAGAAGTTTTCCTCATATAAACATTGTTTGACTTTTCTTGCATCCGTTAGGGGCTGTATTTTttgttcaacaatttttttccagtAAATAAAATATCGTAAGCAATTATTAAGGCTACAACAGCGTGTCTGAAactatgcacatatgtacatacacacaaagtTCATATTATCTAATGTGTAACATTTAGACTAAATTTGCATGCCGCTCTGCTCATATGCAGTAACTATGTTATTTTGTGTACTTTGTTAAATTAGGTGTTAAGAAGTCAAGGTTATAAATAATAGCAGTTGTAATTTCTTCAGTGTTAACATCCGTAATTATAACCTAAGAATTAATGCAACAAGCGTAAAAGTATGCATATATGAAGTAATAATGATAATGTGGCacttgtaaaaaattttgtgacgCCACTTCTTCAATATATGTTGGGTGTCCGTGATAGATCCTGAAAGTGAgcgattatttatttataaactcgATGTAAAGCTTTTTAATCTTAAGTGATTTTTAGTCATTTGCCAAATTATTTTGATGGGTTTGATACTGTCGTTACCATAGCAATATTTCCAGAATTTTGGAGTAGTCGGTAAgtttgcttgctgatttgtgctgaacattgatagatgagtcttattaaatttaatttaaatattgtgtacaaatttatgatacttattgataacacttctaaaacacaaaaaaaaaaaaataaaacagcacacaaacatagttagtgtagcttttttaaaaaatacaaattttgttaagttttttttttctaatggttagtttgctcagaacgttgtctttgcttaagtttcttactattacaagatgtcacttaaattataagtataaaagggtaaattaaaatactgacgaaacgtgagggaaaaaacattaaaaaaaatggattaaatttcagttttttcgacatattggctataaggacacaaaaaacattgattttggggtttacagtcatctaagaacttaaagacggacttattctgagaagctttgccaaagaaagtttaccaaaaaagtcaacattaaaaaagttagaaaccgaagaaaaatgtgtctttctcttacaatgggccacgttgatgaaaaacttcaacaaaattttttgtatgaaaccatagattgtaactcaaaaaagtaatgatgcagttcgattcataggacccgaaatagggggaaaccgtcgaatttggtcttgtctttttttttgactatcacagtgttattaatcaatgtttattttgtcgccttcaaaataatccccaTTCGATCTAATATACTTATGCCAATGATGTTTCCagtcgaaacacttttcataagcactttttgagatggCCTTCAGATCCTGCAGCGAATTTCGTTTGTCTCTACGATCGAGAGAAaatgggttccacggagcggcaatttcagtttggggaacaggaaaaatcacacggagccaaatcttgCGGATATGGTGactgatcgatggtattcattgcgtttttggcttcaAATTCGGCCTTAATTGTGCTTCGATGCGATGGTGTATTATCATCATGttaaatccatgaattgttctttcacaatttcggacgttttcgacggatgttctcaagCAAATGCTTCAATACGACCAAATAGAATTTCTTACTGACCGGCGGCCCTctagaacaaattcatgatgcaccaaaccacgaaaaACAATCATGATCACCTTGACTTTTGAGCGGCTTGGcatgatttttttggtttcttttcttttcccttcattccgatgattgtttacttgtttgcatgtaaaactcatgaacatatgtatcatcggcagttataatctCTCCTTGAATATGAGATCCGAAATCGTACGATCAGGCATGTTCAAATAAAACTGTTTACAGTactctttaaaacaaaaaaatctgctttatcgggacgagtcgatcTAGAACGTGTTCATACacaaaatatctaccaaaatcattcgaaccgACTGGtaagagatgtcgagctctcttgccatctctctaacacttgcctgacgattttcaagcaccatgtacttcacatttttaatatttccatcagttgaagaggttgaaggtcgtccagaacgaggcatgtcttcaacgatctctcgaccatctttaaaggctttgtaccacttgtaggcttgtgtttttgataaaactgaatcagcGTAAGCATTTTCTCACATTCGCAACGAttacgccacgtatttttgttagaaatacaaaatttgagacaaattctttgttcgatatttttatccattgtaaaaatcgcaacgcactaatGAGACGCAGACGCTTTCCACATTTATCTACAGTATTAGGCCATGAGGCTTAACTCGATGTCACAATTTATGCGTAAAATtatcaatattattatattcaaatcattttattttctcttttcactatatatattgtatgcatAGTTAGCTACCAATTCATGCAACAGATATGATAACTATTTAAATCAAATGCAGCAGCATTTTGATTAGATGAAACACTTTTACGGCCATTAAAAAATTGATGACTGAAAATCatacataaaactttttttatgcgAGTGACATATTGCcatgcttatgtacatacatacatatgtatatacagcgcTGGACGCATGATGAGGCCATGATGATTTTATGgcgcataaacaaaaaaaaaaaagaaatgaatatGTATGAGTGCAGATGTTGCTGCAAAAGCGCTAAGCCTAATTGCAATAGTTGGCAATAGTGCGTATTAAGGCTTTTCGAACTTATTCGCTtgcatatgtttgtgtgcgcaCCTtgattgtgtttgtgtgtgtgcgttccgTGCAACATTGCTCATTGTCGCTGCATTTCCACATTAACTTTTCCATGAATNNNNNNNNNNNNNNNNNNNNNNNNNNNNNNNNNNNNNNNNNNNNNNNNNNNNNNNNNNNNNNNNNNNNNNNNNNNNNNNNNNNNNNNNNNNNNNNNNNNNNNNNNNNNNNNNNNNNNNNNNNNNNNNNNNNNNNNNNNNNNNNNNNNNNNNNNNNNNNNNNNNNNNNNNNNNNNNNNNNNNNNNNNNNNNNNNNNNNNNNNNNNNNNNNNNNNNNNNNNNNNNNNNNNNNNNNNNNNNNNNNNNNNNNNNNNNNNNNNNNNNNNNNNNNNNNNNNNNNNNNNNNNNNNNNNNNNNNNNNNNNNNNNNNNNNNNNNNNNNNNNNNNNNNNNNNNNNNNNNNNNNNNNNNNNNNNNNNNNNNNNNNNNNNNNNNNNNNNNNNNNNNNNNNNNNNNNNNNNNNNNNNNNNNNNNNNNNNNNNNNNNNNNNNNNNNNNNNNNNNNNNNNNNNNNNNNNNNNNNNNNNNNNNNNNNNNNNNNNNNNNNNNNNNNNNNNNNNNNNNaatgattttaaattttttagttgtgtATATATCCTTTGCTAGTCCATAGCGAGTCCTTACCATGTTGCTGAACTTTTTACTGTGCTGTCTAAACGGATCGAGCGGTCAGAGCACACTGAGTGTTCTGGCTGATTTTATCGGGAAGACATCATTTCTTTTGTAGAATTTGCGCCTCGAATCTTtccaaccacacacacacaccaatacacttcctcacatacacacacacacacatccatacacaGGCATTCAGTTTGCCTACCTCCCAACGCCCCTCTTAGTATTAATATAGCGCCATCTTATGCTGTTTCGGCCTTTGGTCTGCATTGCCGATCTATGCATATTCGTGTGGCACATCGTTGCCACGTCGGATTTTCCATTCGTGCATTCACATATTCGTGCTACCTTTTTTAGTAGCCGTGCTGCGGTTCGCCCGGCTGCTCGGTGGGGTATATTGGCCACTTTCATGCCTGTATCTGGTACACAACCCTACATAAATTTCGTCTAGGTGCGTATATCAATGTGTTTagccatatgtgtgtgtatgtgtgtacgccTGTATGCGCACTTTTTCTGCGCATTTTTTGATGCTCGAGgaaattctaattttaaaaccgatttcttcttctttttcttagtTTTAGTGTTTCACTCGATCGCACGGCGATCtggtgtatatgtatacttatagaATTCACATACTtgattatatatagatatatgtatatgtaagtgtatgctGGTATATGCTCAAGTAAATTTGTTGGGTATTTCGATGTGTTGGCCTGATCGAAAATTCTGTACCAACGAAAACGAAATTTCGTCAGTGGTTTTGAAAGCATCTAATGTTTATgcgctttatttttatttttaattttttattttatttttttcttactttttacttttaatttttttatttttaattttatttgtatttcgaattgtttttgctattttatgaaCGAAATTTAAATTCGGTCGAAGGCACCTACGGACCAAAGCATTCTATATTCCGTCTATgcgcatatataatatatacatattaaatattttatatacacacacatacatacgtacatataagtGATGCACAAACACTTTTACTCTCCCACACCCTAGAAAGAATCTAGGAATCGAATCCGTGGCATTCTCAAAGAATTCGGCCGCCGCACGCAATCGGTTGAGTaacacttgtacatatgtatgttatatatttagtatacatgtaagtatgtatgcttaAAACATATGTTGGTATATGTTTGGATATTATAGCGCAATCGGTTGTgcaataacatattttgttttgcttttttttgcatttctaaaTATCTTTCGTTTTACTGAAACTCAAGACTATTTTcattatgatatttttatgttatggCACataattcacacacacatacttatacaatatattattgtGTTAGCCaagcataatttaattatataataaatgcatttcaatttatttttaaatgaagcaCCTACCATTCGATCACCGTATTTGTGATATTATTTAAAAAGGCCACGGAGTCAGGCTTAGGTATATAGTAATGAGTTACATAGTAATGTggaaagttttataaaatatttataattaattaaagttaGAAATAAACGCTATCTTCACCCCCTTGACAGGAGCAATTTTTAGAGTATAAAGGGTATAAAGAGATCCTTAACTTCATTTTGAtagttcggtttgtatggcagctataagttatagtgGTCGAATCTGAACagttttttcggagattgcatcCTTATCTCGcccaataattcatgccaaatttcatgaagttaCCTTAACAAATAAACCTGATTTCCGTACAATTAATtgattttgaccgatcagtttgcATGACATCTATATTCTATAGTGATACGATACTGgcgtttccgacaaatgaaTAGCTTATTGGGAAGTAAAACACATAtgtcgactcagctcgtcactcTTATCATTtatgcatatagtatgtatgtatgcttataaGGTCTCCAATGCTTCCTACTGGGTGTTAGaaacttcgtagcaaacttaatgAAACTTTAAAGCATAAACATCGAATAGgtgttatatattattaaaatcatttattttgaaTACGAATTATAAACATATGAATATAATGATATTGGCTTTTGAGAGTGGCGAATCgtacaaacaactggtataaattgaATTCACTGATATAATAAATTACAAGCTATTCTCGTTATAGTCAGACGGAACAACATCTACGGGACCATTTCTAATACTCGTTAAATATCGCCAGTTTTTCTATGATTTAAGGAAAACGTTATGTATCCACACTACTATTTTCACCCCACCACAATGATGATGAAACTTACTTTTGAAGAATCTGTTCTCTTCGAACACCGATTGGTTTTAACTCACTAGTAAGGACTTTATAGAAGATACGGAAAACTCGTTTCGTTGTtcttattcaacatagttcacttcaagggtgatacactgataATAGCGGttctccaacttttcgatatcatttttgtagtacgttTTGtcttttgcattaaaaaaggTCTCAGTTTCGGCAATCACCTCTTTATTCGACGAAAGTTTCCTCCCAGCGCGCATTCTATTGAGATCTGAGATCAAAAACTAGTAgctgggggccagatctggagaatacagtggatgcgaaagcaattcgaatcccaattcatagatttttgccataattttcattgacttTTTACACGGTGCTTTGttttggtgaaacagcactttctttctcttcaaatgcggccatttttttggtgatttcgtccttcaaacgacCAAATAACGTAATTTTATAATCGCTGTTAATGCTCCTTTCTTTTTCAAGGTGGTCAATGTCCCAAATGTACATCGCAAAATGAAGacaccataaccttgccagccgactgttgcgtttttctACGCTTTAGAACGGGTTAGTCGTCTGCAGTCCAATCGGATGACTTTAGATTAAAATTCAGTGTGAAATAATGTAGCCACTTTTGATCCATTGTCCCATAAGGACGCAAAAATCCAGTTTTATTACGCTTGAGCATCACCAAACACTGCTTCGattcatcaactcgtcgttgtttttggtcaaaagtgagctcgcgagGCATCTCCTTCGCACAGAGCCTTTTCggtacccaaatattcgtgaatcaTACGACGTAAaaattcagttgatatcttcaGAGTGcctgaaaatttttatgaacttttttgatattttcgtgGGGAACAACCTGCTTTGGGCGTCCATTGACTTCACCgttttcggtgctcatttcaccacgttcAAACCTAGCATACCAATATTTGAAGGTTGATTATTTCGATTTAGAggacttttttttacttatttttataccaAGTTATCGCAATTATAACAATTAAGACTTTTAAGCATGCCTATGCCCAGGTGACgttcattttcaaaatcaatttattttgagGAATACTTACATTCTTGTTCattcaattttcttaaatttttactcTAACAGCCAGGCGTTGTTGGACTACTGAAAACTAACTCTGTAGGTGTGATACTACtattacatttacattacaAGTGGATATGGATACCGTAACGGTGGCATTTGAGTCGGCAGTGGCTATTTTGTATCGATTACTAAAAATGTAGACACAGACTTTGTTATCTGCTTTTTAAAGAACACTGGCTTCAGTAGTCTTCCGCAAAGTAAAATCCTTATATAGTATTCAAGGCAGGTACACCGGAAACTATATTCTAGTAGCCTTTCGCAATAGGGGTGTCGGAACCGACGATATCTGACctctttagcatatagctgtcaaataaactgaccgatccaaatcaagttcttgtgtggaaaacttttctatttgactagatatatgtatgtatttagaccATGGTTGATAATGTTTGAAAGCAAAAGAAGAACGCATTggaaacgaaagataaaatgacaaaaatgaaAGGGAAAAGATAATACCAGTCCACAAATcagaagaaaaaatgttaagagGTCTGTGAGATATTTGAGGTGTCCTGATTTCAAATGaccgatttttttattattcaagtaattttttcttttacaaatatgttttttctttctatttagtacgagtatatgtataccaAATGAACAGTATATCTTTCTTTATCTTCTTATTTTGAGTTAATATCCGAGAATGAACCTAATTTTCAACGAAAATTCTCACGTCAAAATATCTGCTTTTTCCATAAAATCGTTGGGCTTTTTCTTCGCTGAAATCTCGACTTTCTAGTGCTATAAgtataaataagttttttctGAAATACAAAACGCActaaatggttcaatttcgaaGGAAATAAGTAATATTAGCAATCATTAAACGAATACAAAAGTTCTGATCTCATGCATGGGAAGTGTTTCAACAAAGTTTGTCGCAAGGTTTTTGAAACCTCCGGCTCCGTCACAtaagattttttctttcaaaatgtattttattctgTCCGAAATTAGGTTGTTATCATTGATATTACTTTTAGGTAGACAACATTAAAACTGatggcaaataaaaattttttgatatggTTTGCCTTCAATTTTTAGAAGTTCTACAAAATTTCCAAAGAGCATGTATACAGTGTGGGAAAACATAATAGGCACAAGGTGACatatttaaatgtttcaattatatatttaaaatagaggatatacaataaaatcattcaaatattattgttcatttagaaaattaattaacatttgAGTAAATATTTAAGGTTTGTTTGAGTTTACAAAGTGAAAACGAATACATTTTGTATTTcagcttgaaaataaaaatgggtACAAacattaattctttatttttgtgttattttattgaataattacttttttccaTTCAAATCTAATATTTTGTTGATGCTCCTTTCGTTTTGAGTATCCTTCTTTCGCAGTATGGAGTTGACAAGCTTAGAGCAAGTCGTAACCGGTATTGAATACCATGCTTCCTGGACTTTTCTCCATAATTCGTActcattttccatttttgtgCACTGGCTGATTTTTTCAGTCACTCCATAGGTGTTCTATAGGACTAAGATCCGGCGTCAGGGAGGGCCGTTCTGTAGCTTCAACATTATTGCGCTGAAATCACGATTTTACTAGTTACAAGCCATGTTTCGGGTCGTTGTCATGCATGAACTCGCATTTTAGTGACATGTGCTCTCCCGCATAGGGCAGCATTACAGTATTAAGGCTGTTGAGATAATCTGTTGAACAAATTTTGTCTTGTATCCAATAAATCTGTCCAGCTGCCGCAAATCATCCCCATAACGTTATTGATCTGCCTCCTTTAATTGTTTTTCGTATATATCTGGGGTGAAATTCGGCATTTTCAGGTCGTCGTACAAAAGTTTTGACATAAGatccaaataaattaaatttgcttcatcCGATCATAGGACGTTATTCTAATTTCCATGAAGCATGTGTGTCTGAGCAAATTcagttattttttacatttagttGGCATAAAAACAGAAGTTTCCTTGCACTTCTTTTAGTTAGACCAGCTTCTTGAAGTTAAAATGGATACATTTTTGATTGCCTAACCAAATGGCCAAACTGCGCTCTTGGTTTCCGTTCCGtcctattttttcaattttttacacGTGTTTTGAAGGAATTACAGACCATAATTTTGTGTCATTTCACTATGTCCGAATCTATACAAACCTGTGCTATAAAATATGGAAATGCTATccctataatttttttcagcactgcttatacataataatatataataaatggtTTCAAAGATATTAAATATCTATCTATAATACTTTGCCTGAGGCGTAATTAAGTAACGATTGAACTGGTCATGAATTGAAAACTAAAGCAGTACCGTTTTACTATCGACAATTCCCTCTGGGATGTTTTCGAATAGCAATATTGTTGTTTACAGTTTTCAAGGTATAATATTTAATGACTTGAGAGTAGAGcagtataatattattaaatttataaattttgggtatttttttaaattgaggGTCACTCTGAGTAGGTTATTTGTTCCTTTTAAGGCACCTGCAAagttataacaacaaatatatgtactattTCATACAGCTTAGAGCATAAATTTCATGTCAGAATATATAtgacacatatttatatgacgGTTCCACAAAATGACATAGCAATACTGGCAAGCAttgactaaattttttttcctgcggatatactcatatacatacatacaactcatatatgtacatatgtatgtgtatatttaaatcATGGGTCATGCCACTTGTTAagtaatttagaaaatatttgtttaactgCCATCCGATGTAGGGTATGTATTTGGAAAACTACTTCTAAAAGtctttcacatttttgtttttacttttttttgttacatttttttagttatgCTGTGTGTGTATAATTATAGCTTTTCAAGCTGTTGTCccagaaaacacaaaatttgtaacttactgtacatataaatatgtatgtacatatatcaaggGAATATAAGCATTTTTTACCCTACCACCCTGCCTAATCAGATGAATAGTTTCAgtaaattttgaaagaagtatTTTCTATACAGCGCAGGGCTTTTAAGCTTTAAAACTTTTGCCTCTACTTGTTTACTGCAaaggatttttaattttagaaaagcCATTAAAAATGcctacacacaaacatatgtatatttagccAAAAacaatctaaatttaaattattatttttttaactattttatgcATTGTATTGGTCACAGTAATAAGAAAATAAGTGATAGTAATAATGTCAAGTATGGATGAATGctcaaaaatagttttctcAAGCATTCCGTTATCAATCATAAAAACATTCAATTATCAATCacaataaatttgctatttcaatTGAATAGACACAATGGAATTTTTAGACCTTTACGCTTACAAGTGGCAAAATACTTTCTTATATACCTAATGCTttattatgcatacatatacgtacatatgtatggttatatagtatatactaaatcatatatacattatacgcttgtacatacatacatatatgcaaattcaAACGCAACTTTTCGTAGAAgcgtaaaaacaaaatatatttgggTGAATTCCACCAAAAGTGCtcacttgtacatatgtatatgtatgtactatatatgtatatgtataaagcaGATTTTGAAGCATAAATAAACACACGAACATTCTCACTGGCAAAAGGCCAACGAATTTCTTTAAGAGATGAATCAACGgctaaataatagaaaaagttaaatttttcgtAGTGATTATTAGGTGcccagaaaatatttatgtcgGGACACTGTTGAAAATGCATGCATCATCAGTTTGTAAACTTCCGCATAAatgtaaaaacatattttgtaattacaTATGGTACCTACCAACTACGGCGGGTGTCTAGGCGACcttgtttaataattttgtggaatgtgtgtatataaatattcagaGTGGATCGCGGCCACTGTAGCTTTTGAATCAAAACTACTAATAATTCGAAtataaactacaaatatttaatatctcCTACCACAATTTGTTAACCACAGTTTTAAAATGTTCCCGACAGTTTGACATAAGATACTAGGAGTTAGGGAAAACCTATGCACTCTAAAGCTGAAAAGCTGAAAAGTATTCACAGAGACCAAGACTAATTggaaatttatgatttttgtttattttacacctcaaaagtttattatttttaaatctagaCAATAACCACATTAACTGAACTTTACAGTGTGCTTTTGATTgtgaaacaataatatttatgtaaatatacatatatattcttaacGCTTAAAGCTTTTATACACTTTTCATAGCGTATTATAacaatataacataattttacaaCGCCCAAAAAGCAACTGAAAAGTCCACTacttattttagtatatatttatggaaatttagAACGTTAAACATGCAAGCATCGGATTCCTTAGTACGAAAAACTACTTCATTAGCGCATTAAGCATTCTTTTTCGCACGAAAACCGAAAATTGCGCTTCCAACACGCACAATGGTGCTGCCCGCCTCAATctaaagtaaagtgaaatgcaaaatttaaaaatgagatGACAAAAAGAAGTTATTCACAAATAATATTTACCGCATGTTCAAAATCATCAGACATGCCCATGGACACTTGCACTGACTCTAGGTCCAGATTATTCTCTTCACAGATTTGCTTGTGCACATTTATAAGGGACACGAAGTCGGGATTCGGACCAGTTGAATAATCAAAGCCAAATGCGCCAATTGTCATAACTCCTTCTAATTGCAGATGCtttagattttcttttatatgtttgtacagTGCTGGAGCTTCGCTTGGTGGCACGCCATTCTTGgctagtaaaaataaatttttggataATTACTTAGTATTACGATCAcagcattttttgtttaccttctTCGCCACTAGTGTTGATTTGTATTAAAACTGAAAGTGGCTGTTTATTGTCACCTTGAAATTTTTCCCAAGCGGTGTTTAGTCCATTGGCTAATCTTTCGTTGTCAACGGTTTGAATCATATATAGGTTAGGTAGCTTCAGcaccttaaatttaaaaataaaataataatggtATTAATTCAATGAAAACAACTAAAAACGACAACATCGGTTGCATcgaagctaaaatacccttcacaattcAAAAAGTTTCCATGAAGTAACTGcacgatcgttcagtttgttcgGGGATTGTACAGTTGACTTTATATATATTCCATGGCGATTTTCATGAAGAAATTTtgtcaagtaaaaaagttttccctacatagacatgattttgatcgatcattCTGTTTGACTTGATTTGAACCTGTTCTAGTGCGATATTGGCGGTTCCAAAAACTGGGCAACTTCTTGAGGAGAGGTGGTGTGCcgaatttcagatcgatatatcGAAAACTGAGGGTCTAGTTTGCAtttatacagacggacagatagacCGACAAACAGACAGACCGACAAAGTTCGTCTTGCTGattattcaaatacatataacaTGTATTTTATAGGATTTTCGAGGTTTATTTCTCGGCGTTACAAATAAACTTTGTAGCAAATTTAACAGACgttgttcagagtataaaaaatagttcACATTTTGACggtataaaaaaaaccaaatcaaaatattttcatataaaaccgTGTGTGGTGCTTGGTAATTTGTAAATACCTTATTAAACCTACcttattgattttattgttttgtagATGACCAATAAAATGCCATTTAATATCCTGACAATGTTTCAGAATTTCAGGGTGTTGCGCTTTTTCCACTAGCTCCTGCACGTAATTTTCACCGAAATGTCGCTGGCCAGCTTCATAGGCTTCGATGATCATTTCCACCGGCTTTGTTTTACTAACCGCCACAAGCTGTGGTTTTGGTGCTTTAATATGctaatgtaaaatatataaataaggaATGTAAGTCATATTATAcagtttaaataatatattaagttaCTTACCGGCGGCCGGCGTGCTAGGGCCTCATCGATGCGCTTTAAAATGGATTCTATGCCCGCTTTGACATTCACATCCGACATTGCGCGTATCATAGAGTTCGAGACGTTAAATGTAATGAGTTTTTAGCAActtcgtttatttgttttatataagtAAACGTTATCAGTAAtttatgataaataaatatttgcgatATGTGCTGGAAAACTAAtaaatgacaaaacaaaaacacggaaaaaatataaatcagctGTTTGTGTATGATGGTGACATCTGTGTGTGAGATTTTTGGAATTGAATGATGTATGAAATTTGAGACCTGGATGTCGCTCAAATATTGCTCTCTCAAAGACGGTTAATAACATAGAAAACGAGTTCTATGTTTTTGTTAGTTgctggaaaatatatttattaatttctttttgtaatgaaaattggTTTGtgcacatatatatgcatattcatttatatttttttgatcacCCATATGTACGCGTATATATGTCAGTTACAGCTATTTTGCAGCCAAATTATAACTG contains the following coding sequences:
- the LOC105231789 gene encoding pyridoxal phosphate homeostasis protein, whose product is MIRAMSDVNVKAGIESILKRIDEALARRPPHIKAPKPQLVAVSKTKPVEMIIEAYEAGQRHFGENYVQELVEKAQHPEILKHCQDIKWHFIGHLQNNKINKVLKLPNLYMIQTVDNERLANGLNTAWEKFQGDNKQPLSVLIQINTSGEEAKNGVPPSEAPALYKHIKENLKHLQLEGVMTIGAFGFDYSTGPNPDFVSLINVHKQICEENNLDLESVQVSMGMSDDFEHAIEAGSTIVRVGSAIFGFRAKKNA